The Deltaproteobacteria bacterium DNA window CCTCTCCTGCTCGTCCCCCTGGGCCTTCTCGTCTATCTGAAGGCCCTTCAGGCGCCTTTCGTCTACGACGACAGGATGTACATAACCGACAACCCGGCCATCCGTTCGCTCGGCGGCTTCGCCGAGCTCTCCGGCACACGCTACATCGGTTTTCTGAGTTTCGCCGTAAACTACGCCCTCTCCGGGCTCACGGCCTTCGACTTCCACCTGACGAACATCGTCATCCATATCGTCAACGCCGTACTCGTCTATCTCCTCGTGGAGGCGATCTTCCGCACCCCGGCCATGAGGGGCCGCGGCGGCGTGGTGGAGGCGGACGCCGGCGCCGCGGCCGCCGCCTTCGTATCCCTCTTGTTCCTGACCCATCCGGTCCAGACCCAGGCCGTGAGCTACGTGAGCCAGAGGTTCACCTCCCTTGCGGCGCTCTTCTACCTCGGCTCGATCCTCCTGTACCTGCGCGGGCGGCTGCTCTTCGAGGCGGGGGCGCAGCGGCGGGCCTGGCTCGCCTGCGGCGTATCGCTCGCGGCGGCGCTGGCGGCCATGAAGACAAAGGAGATAAGCTTTACACTGCCCTTTGCGGCCGCCATGGTGGAGTTCCTCTTCTTTCCGGGCCGGAGGGAGGGTACGGCCGGGCCGCGGCCGCGGCTTATGCTGCTGCCCCATTTTGCGCTCCTGCCGGTCATTCCCCTCACGCTCCTTGCGGGAGGCAGCGCCGGAGGGGATGTGGCCGTGGAGCTTCGAAGGCTCCAGCTCACCGAGGCGGCCACACTTTCGCGGGGGCTGTATCTCCTCACCGAGCTGAGCGTCGTCGTCACGTACCTGAGGCTGCTCTTCTTTCCCGTAAACCAGCACATAGACTACGACTACCCCATCTCGCGCTCTCTCCTTGAGCCAGCCACGCTCGCTTCGCTGCTGCTGCTGAGTGCGCTTGCCGCCTCGGCCCTCCTTGCGCTGCTGCGCTCACGGCGCGGGAAGGCCGGGCCGCCCGCCCTCCTCTACGCCTTCGGCGTATTCTGGTTCTTCCTCACGCTCGCCGTCGAGTCGTCGGTCGTACCCATACAGGACGTCATATTCGAGCACAGGGTCTACCTGCCGAGCGTTGGGGCCGTAGCGGCCTTTGCCGGTGTCCTGCTGGGGGCGCACCGGCTGTTGCGCTTCAGGGGCCTGCTGTTGAAGACCGCCGCGCCGGTCTTTCTCGTCGCCACGGCCGTGGTGCTCGCCGTGCCGCTGTCGGCGGCGACGTGGAAGCGCAACACCCTGTGGTGCGACGAGGTGGCCCTCATCTCCGACGCCATAGGGAAGTCGCCGGGCAAGGCGCGTCTCTACTATGCGAGGGGGCTTGCCTTCCTTGACAGGGGGATGGCCGAAGCGGCCCTCTCCGACTTCGACCGCGCCGCGGCCCTCGGGCTTGACGCCGCGGACCTCTACAACAACCGGGCCATAGCAAGGGCTGGCGTGGGCGAGATCGAGGGGGCGCTCGACGACTTCTCCAGGGCCGTGGAAAGGGACCCCGGCCTTGCCAGGGCCCGCTTCAACAGGGCGCTCACGCTGGCAAGGCTCGGCCGCGGCGGCGAGGCCCTGGCGGAGCTCGCCCGCTACATAAGGCTCACGGACCCGGCGACGGCCCGCGCCTCGCTCACGGCGCGGGAGGTGAGAAGGGATGTATCGGCGCTTGCCGCCGAGTGCTCGGCTGTCGACAAGGAGGGCTGCGCCGAACTGACGGCCCTCCTGGGCGCCGGCGGCGTTGGAGGCGGCAGGCCGTGAGCGCCGGGGGGGGAGGGGCCGGCGGCCGCCGTATCGGGCAGGCAGCCACGGCTGCGCTCGTCGTTGTCACCGCCCTCGTCAGCCTCCAGCTCGTCGATACGCGTTTCACCTACATGAGCTGGGCGGACCACGGACAGTACCTGATCCTCGCCAAGGCGCTGGCCACGGGCCGCGGCTACAGCGACATACACATGCCCGGCGCGCCGCCCCACACGCAGCTGCCTCCCCTTCTGCCCCTCGTGCTGAGCCCGGTCTACCACCTCCTCGGCTTCAACTTCCTGGCCATGAGGCTTGTGATAATCGCTTTCGGCGTGGGGGCCGTGGCGGCGGTGAAGCGGATCTTCGACCGTCTCGGCGCCCCGCCCCTGGGGGCGCTGACGGCGCTTCTGGTGGTCACCAACCTCAACGTCCTCATGTACATGGGGGAGCTTCTCACCGAGATACCGTACCTCTTTTTTTCCATGACGGCGCTGCTGCTGCTCGAAGGCGGCGCGGCCCGGGGAGGCCCCGCCGGCCGCCAGCGCATCGCCGCGGCCGCCGTCCTTGCGGCCGCGGCCTGCCTTACCCGCTCCATCGGCGCGGCACTCGTCGCCGGCTCGGCGGCGGCGGGGGCCGCGGCGGCGCTCGGGGCCCGTCCCGGAGCAAGGCGCGCCGTCATCGCAGACACGACCCTCTTCGTCGTCGTCTCGACACTGCCCTTCCTCGCCTGGACGGCGAGGAACTCTCTCATGGATCGGGGGGTGGCCAGCTACCAGTCCATATTCTTCTGCGTCGACTACTACGACCTCGACAAGGGGACCATAGGCGTTGCCGACCTGGCGGCCCGCGTTGCGGACAACGCCGTCTTCTACATGGAGGCCCTGCCCAGGGCCTTTGTCATAGATCACCCCTGGCGCTCCGTCATATGGGCGGCCGCCCTCTTCCTGGCCCTCTTCGTCGCCGCCGGTCTCG harbors:
- a CDS encoding tetratricopeptide repeat protein yields the protein MGSARGRGLSESLPFSLPAPSHPSPPARRSCVGALSCRPMIKIDETRIRPRIFPLLLVPLGLLVYLKALQAPFVYDDRMYITDNPAIRSLGGFAELSGTRYIGFLSFAVNYALSGLTAFDFHLTNIVIHIVNAVLVYLLVEAIFRTPAMRGRGGVVEADAGAAAAAFVSLLFLTHPVQTQAVSYVSQRFTSLAALFYLGSILLYLRGRLLFEAGAQRRAWLACGVSLAAALAAMKTKEISFTLPFAAAMVEFLFFPGRREGTAGPRPRLMLLPHFALLPVIPLTLLAGGSAGGDVAVELRRLQLTEAATLSRGLYLLTELSVVVTYLRLLFFPVNQHIDYDYPISRSLLEPATLASLLLLSALAASALLALLRSRRGKAGPPALLYAFGVFWFFLTLAVESSVVPIQDVIFEHRVYLPSVGAVAAFAGVLLGAHRLLRFRGLLLKTAAPVFLVATAVVLAVPLSAATWKRNTLWCDEVALISDAIGKSPGKARLYYARGLAFLDRGMAEAALSDFDRAAALGLDAADLYNNRAIARAGVGEIEGALDDFSRAVERDPGLARARFNRALTLARLGRGGEALAELARYIRLTDPATARASLTAREVRRDVSALAAECSAVDKEGCAELTALLGAGGVGGGRP